The Pseudomonas chlororaphis subsp. piscium genome contains the following window.
ACCAACGAATTCGACCAGGCCTGCGCCCCGGTCTGGTGGGAGAAAGCCCGGGAAAACGCCGAAGGCCGCCTGAAAAAGCCACTCAACAGTCATCAACTCGAGCACTGGTTCAACCACCCGGTGATTCGCCTGGTACTGGGCCAGCGGCGCAAGGCCATCTACCTGCATCTGATCGAGACAAAGGCTGACTAAGGCTTGAGCTAGACGGCCTCTGGTATTGGACGACCTCTCGTCGTAATCTCCATCGATGCCCGTCATTGCCCAGCTGCTGACAGCCTTTATCTGCGCTTGCCTGAGCCTCACCGCCCATGGCGAGAAGCTGCGCATTGTCACCGAGCCCTGGGCCCCTTATGTCTATGAGGAACAGGGCAAGGCCCAGGGCCTGGATTACGAAACCACGGCGATCGTCTTCCAGCGCCTGGGGATCGAAGTCGAATGGCAGTTCCTGCCCTGGAAACGTTGCCTGGCCATGCTCGAACAAGGCCAGGCCGACGGTGCCCTGGACATCTTTCACAGCAACGAACGCGAAAGCAGCCTGCTCTACCCCAGCGAGCCACTGTCGGACGTCGAGTTCGTGATGTTCTATGCCAACGCCCGGCCCTTTCCGTTCCGTACCCTGGAAGATTTGCGCGGGCTGACCGTGGGCACTTCCCCCGGCTACCTGTACAGCCAGGACTTCAGGGAATCCACCCTGTTCAAGCACGAGCCGGCGCCGACCCACGAAGCCAACTTCGGCAAGCTGCTGCGCGGCCGCATCGACCTGCTGATCACCGATCGGCGGGTCGGCCAGCATCTGCTGGACCAACTGAATATTCGCCAGCAGATCACCGAGAACCCGGTGGTCATCAGCCGCCAGAGCCAGTTTCTGGCGGTACGGCGCAATGCCGGCATGGACTTGCTGGTGCAGCGTTTCGGCGCCGAACTCAAGCGCTTCAAGCGCGAGCCGGCCTACGCCGAACTGAGCGCACGCTATGGCGCGGCGCCGGCCATGGCCGACTCAAGCGCAGTACCGCCCGAAGCTCCGGTGAAAACCGTTGAGCAGCAGGAAAGCAGCGCACGCTGATTGCTCTGTTATACTCCGGCCTTCCCGCCAGGCTCACGCCCGGACGCTCGATCCTGTTCAAGGCCTCTCGATACCGCTACAGCGCAGCCACAAGGCCCGCGCGAGCCCTCGCCGATGAGCCTTCAGGAGCCAGCAGGACCGGACGGGATTGCGTCCTCTTAAACGCCATTCGCGCCAGGCAAGACTATCCCTCTGGGCCAAGCCCTCACTAAAACAGGATTACTCATGTCCTTTGCTTCCCTCGGTCTCTCCGAGGCTTTAGTCGGCGCCATCGAAGCCGCCGGCTACACCCAGCCTACTCCGGTGCAACAGCGGGCCATTCCCGCCGTGTTGCAAGGTCGCGACCTGATGGTCGCGGCACAGACAGGTACTGGTAAAACCGGCGGTTTCGCCCTTCCGATCCTGGAACGGTTGTTTCCCAACGGTCACCCGGACAAATCCCAGCGTCACGGCCCGCGCCAACCACGCGTCCTGGTCCTGACCCCAACCCGCGAACTGGCCGCGCAAGTACACGAGAGCTTCAAGGTCTATGCCCGCGACCTGAAATTCGTCAGTGCCTGCATCTTCGGCGGCGTCGGCATGAACCCACAGGTTCAGGCCATGGCCCGCGGCGTTGACGTGCTGGTGGCCTGCCCCGGCCGCCTGCTCGACCTGGCTGGCCAAGGCAGCGTCGACCTGTCCCACGTGGAAATCCTCGTGCTCGACGAAGCCGACCGCATGCTCGACATGGGCTTCGTCCATGACGTGAAGAAAGTCCTCGCACGCCTGCCCGCCAAGCGCCAGAACCTGCTGTTTTCCGCGACCTTCTCCAAGGACATCACGGACCTGGCCGGCAAGCTGCTGCACAACCCCGAGCGCATCGAAGTCACGCCGCCGAACACCACGGTCGAGCGTATCGAGCAACGGGTGTTCCGCCTGGCCGCCAGCCACAAGCGTGCCTTGCTGGCCCACCTGATCACCGCCGGCGCCTGGGAACAGGTGCTGGTCTTCACCCGTACCAAGCACGGCGCCAACCGCCTGGCCGAGTACCTGGACAAGCACGGCCTGACCGCCGTCGCCATCCACGGCAACAAGAGCCAGAACGCCCGCACCAAGGCCCTGGCCGACTTCAAGGCCGGTGAAGTGCGGATCCTCGTCGCCACCGACATCGCCGCCCGCGGCCTGGACATCGACCAACTGCCACACGTGGTCAACTTCGAACTGCCGAACGTCGACGAAGACTACGTGCACCGCATCGGCCGTACCGGCCGTGCCGGTCGTTCGGGCGAAGCGATCTCGCTGGTCGCGCCGGACGAAGAGAAGCTGCTCAAAAGCATCGAGCGCATGACCAAGCAGAAGATCCCTGATGGTGATCTGATGGGCTTCGACGCCAGCGCCGTGGAAGCCGAGAAACCGGAAGTGCGCGAGCGTCCGGACGTGCGTAACCCACGCAATTCCCGTGGCCCGCGTGGCGACGGTCCGAATGGCGGCGGTGGTGGCGGCGGCGGTCGTAAAGACAAAGGCAAGGACAAGGGCAAGGAAAAACCGGCCGCTCGCGGCGACCGCCCGGCCCGTGAGCAAAAACCTCGCGAAGGCACCCCGGCCCGCGAACAGCGCCAGCCGACGCCACGCGCTGATCGTGCCCCAGACGAGTTCCTGGACGACGACGTGGACAACTTCGGCAATCGCGCCGACTACGTCAGCCCGTACCAGAACAAGAACAACCAGGGCCGCGGTCGCCGTCCAGGCGCGCCAAGCCAGGGCGCAGCAGCCAACAGCAATGCGCCGCGCAGTGGCGGCCAGGGTCGCTCCGGCGGTCCGCGCAACAGCAGCGGCGCCAGCACCGGCACTCCACCTGCCAAGCGCAACGGCCCACGCAGTGGCGCTCCACGTGACGGCCAGGCCCGTCGCGAAGAGTCGCGCAATCGTCGTCCGGCCCGTGACGACCAGGCGCGTCAGGAACCGGCGGTGCAGAACCCGCGTGGCAACCAGCCGAAGATCATGCACAAGGAATCGAAAGCCGACCGCTTCCCGACTCCCGAGCAGCTCGATCAACTGCCAAGCCGTCCACGTGGCGAAAAACCAGCCTTGCTGACCCGCAATCGCTGAGTTACCCGCGGCAATAAAAAACGCCCCTGATCTTGCGATCAGGGGCGTTTTTTTTATGGCTTCTGTAGCCGCTGCCGAGCCTGCGAGCCCGCGGTCGACCGGGAACCGGTCGCAGGCCTCAAGGGCCATGAAGGTCCTGCGGACCTTGTCACAGCCTCGCGGGCTCGGCAGCGGCTACAGGCGAAGCATTACTTCGCTTTCACACCTTCAAAGGTGATGTACAGCTGAACGGTGTCGGACTGCGGGCCAACATCCATCCCGTCCTTGTTGAACTCTTTGCGGCTGATGCTGGTGGTGCCTTCAAAACCGGCGCGGTAGCCGCCCCATGGATCCTTGCCTTCACCCAGGAAGGTGGCCTTGACCACGACAGGCTTGGTCACACCGTGGAAAGTCAGGTCGCCAGTCACATCGGCGGTCTGCTTGCCATCAGCATTCTTGCCGGTTGGCTTGACGCTGGTGGAAACGAACTTCGCATCAGGGAATTTGCCCGACTCCAGGAAGTCCTTGCTGTTGACGTGCTTGTCACGTTCGGCGTGGTTGGAGAACACGCTGGCGGTGCGCACGTTGACTTCGATCTTGGCGTCTTCAGGCTTGGCCGCGTCGAAGCTGAACTTGCCGTCCAGGTCCTTGAAGGTACCGGTGATGAAGCTGTAGCCCAGGTGGCTGATCTTGAAGTCGACGAAGGCGTGCTGGCCTTCCTTGTCGATCACGTAGTCCGCGGCCATCGCCTGACCGGCAGACAACAGAGCAGAACCGATTGCCAGAGCGGCGAGAGTCTTTTTCAACATGCTTTCTATTCCTTTTGAGTAGAGGTTGAGCATCAGGCTTTGCGCCCCAGCATTCGAGCCAGGGTCGCGTCACGATCGATAAAGTGGTGTTTCAAAGCGGCCAGAGCATGCACTCCGGCGAAGATCACCAGGGCCCAGGCCAGGTACAGATGCACCTCGCCAGCCACATCTGCCTGGTCCGGTAGACCGGAAACCAGGGCAGGAATTTCAAACAGGCCAAACACCGGGATCCCGACACCGTCTGCGGTGGAAATCAGGTAACCGGCAATCATCACAGCGAACAGACTGAGATAAAGGAAGGCATGGCCGAACTTGGCACCCAGGCGCGTCAGGCGACCGTGGTTGTCCGGTGCCGGAGGCGGTGGGCTGACGAAGCGCCACAGCACCCGCAGCAGCATGATCGCGAACAGCGTCAAGCCAATGCTCTTGTGCAGGTCCGGCGCATCTTTGCGCCAGGCACTGTAGTAATCCAGGCCGACCATCCACAGGCCCAGGGCGAACAGTCCCAAGACTGCCAGCGCCACGCTCCAGTGCAGAAAAATGCTTACCCAGCCGTAGCGGGAAGAAGAGTTACCTAGCTGCATCACTTGAATCCTGTAAGAACTGCTGCCCAAGACTATCGATTTAACTATCGAATTAAAGCGGAAATTTTCGCTTTGAAATATCGAGAAATACGATGTTGATCCTAGGAACACTAAATTAACCAGGCATTAAGGTCTATGGGGGAAAAACGTGACAGACCGTCCTGCGACCGCGACCAATTCGCCCTTCCGGGCATGCAATGGGTTGTGACACGGCCTGGCATTGCATAGGCTTGCACGATTGTTTGCTCGCGCACTTAGAGCCGCCTCCAGGAGACTGAACATGGGCCTCAACAACCAGTGGATGCAACGCGATCTCGCGGTGTTATGGCATCCCTGTACCCAGATGAAAGACCACGAGCAGCTGCCGCTGATCCCGATCAAGCGCGGTGAAGGCGTGTGGCTGGAGGACTTCGAAGGCAAGCGCTACCTCGATGCGGTCAGCTCCTGGTGGGTCAATGTGTTCGGCCACGCCAACCCGCGCATCAACCAGCGCATCAAGGACCAGGTCGATCAACTGGAGCACGTGATCCTCGCCGGCTTCAGCCATCAGCCGGTGATCGAGCTGTCCGAGCGCCTGGTGAACATCACCCCGGAGGGCCTGACCCGCTGTTTCTATGCCGACAACGGTTCGTCGTGCATCGAAGTGGCAATGAAGATGAGCTTCCACTACTGGTTCAACCGTGGCCAGAAGGACAAGAAGCGCTTCGTCACCCTGACCAACAGCTACCACGGCGAAACCATCGCCGCGATGTCGGTGGGCGATGTGCCGCTGTTCACCGAGACCTACAAGGCCCTGCTGCTGGACACCCTCAAGGTGCCGAGCCCGGACTGCTACCTGCGCCCCGAAGGCATGAGCTGGGAAGAACACTCGCGCAACATGTTCGCCGCCATGGAGCAGACCCTGGCGGAACACCACGCCACTATTGCCGCGGTGATAGTCGAGCCGCTGATCCAGGGCGCCGGCGGCATGCGCATGTACCACCCGGTGTACCTCAAGCTGCTGCGCGAGGCCTGCGACCGCTACGACGTGCACCTGATCCATGACGAAATCGCCGTCGGCTTCGGCCGCACCGGCACCATGTTCGCCTGCGAACAGGCCGGCATCCGTCCAGACTTCCTCTGCCTGTCCAAGGCCCTCACCGGCGGCTACCTGCCGCTGGCCGCGTGCCTGACCACCGACGAAGTCTACAGCGCCTTCTACGACGACTACCCGACCCTGCGCGCCTTCCTCCACTCCCACAGCTACACCGGCAACCCGCTGGCCTGTGCGGCGGCGCTGGCGACCCTGGATATCTTCGAGCAGGACAACGTCATCGAGAATAACCAGGCGCTGGCCCAGCGCATGGCCAGCTCGACCGCGCACCTGGCGGATCACCCGAATGTCGCGGAAGTTCGCCAGACCGGCATGGTGCTGGCCATCGAGATGGTCCAGGACAAGGCCAGCAAGACCGCCTACCCGTGGCAGGAACGCCGTGGCCTGAAAGTCTTCCAGCACGCCCTGGAGCGCGGCGCCCTGCTGCGTCCGCTGGGCAGCGTGGTGTATTTCCTGCCGCCCTATGTGATCACCCCGGAGCAGATCGACTTCCTCGCCGAGGTGGCCAGCGAAGGCATCGATATCGCCACCAGCGACAAGGTCAGCGTGGCAGTGCCCAAGGACTTCCACCCAGGCTTCCGCGATCCGGGTTGAGCCCCTCGCCGACAAGCCCACCGCTTTGCAGGAGCGGGCTTGCCGGCGAAAAGATCCATTGACCCACCTCGAACCGAATTTTTCCCAGAGA
Protein-coding sequences here:
- a CDS encoding substrate-binding periplasmic protein codes for the protein MPVIAQLLTAFICACLSLTAHGEKLRIVTEPWAPYVYEEQGKAQGLDYETTAIVFQRLGIEVEWQFLPWKRCLAMLEQGQADGALDIFHSNERESSLLYPSEPLSDVEFVMFYANARPFPFRTLEDLRGLTVGTSPGYLYSQDFRESTLFKHEPAPTHEANFGKLLRGRIDLLITDRRVGQHLLDQLNIRQQITENPVVISRQSQFLAVRRNAGMDLLVQRFGAELKRFKREPAYAELSARYGAAPAMADSSAVPPEAPVKTVEQQESSAR
- a CDS encoding cytochrome b, whose product is MQLGNSSSRYGWVSIFLHWSVALAVLGLFALGLWMVGLDYYSAWRKDAPDLHKSIGLTLFAIMLLRVLWRFVSPPPPAPDNHGRLTRLGAKFGHAFLYLSLFAVMIAGYLISTADGVGIPVFGLFEIPALVSGLPDQADVAGEVHLYLAWALVIFAGVHALAALKHHFIDRDATLARMLGRKA
- a CDS encoding YceI family protein, with translation MLKKTLAALAIGSALLSAGQAMAADYVIDKEGQHAFVDFKISHLGYSFITGTFKDLDGKFSFDAAKPEDAKIEVNVRTASVFSNHAERDKHVNSKDFLESGKFPDAKFVSTSVKPTGKNADGKQTADVTGDLTFHGVTKPVVVKATFLGEGKDPWGGYRAGFEGTTSISRKEFNKDGMDVGPQSDTVQLYITFEGVKAK
- a CDS encoding adenosylmethionine--8-amino-7-oxononanoate transaminase, with the protein product MGLNNQWMQRDLAVLWHPCTQMKDHEQLPLIPIKRGEGVWLEDFEGKRYLDAVSSWWVNVFGHANPRINQRIKDQVDQLEHVILAGFSHQPVIELSERLVNITPEGLTRCFYADNGSSCIEVAMKMSFHYWFNRGQKDKKRFVTLTNSYHGETIAAMSVGDVPLFTETYKALLLDTLKVPSPDCYLRPEGMSWEEHSRNMFAAMEQTLAEHHATIAAVIVEPLIQGAGGMRMYHPVYLKLLREACDRYDVHLIHDEIAVGFGRTGTMFACEQAGIRPDFLCLSKALTGGYLPLAACLTTDEVYSAFYDDYPTLRAFLHSHSYTGNPLACAAALATLDIFEQDNVIENNQALAQRMASSTAHLADHPNVAEVRQTGMVLAIEMVQDKASKTAYPWQERRGLKVFQHALERGALLRPLGSVVYFLPPYVITPEQIDFLAEVASEGIDIATSDKVSVAVPKDFHPGFRDPG
- a CDS encoding DEAD/DEAH box helicase, which gives rise to MSFASLGLSEALVGAIEAAGYTQPTPVQQRAIPAVLQGRDLMVAAQTGTGKTGGFALPILERLFPNGHPDKSQRHGPRQPRVLVLTPTRELAAQVHESFKVYARDLKFVSACIFGGVGMNPQVQAMARGVDVLVACPGRLLDLAGQGSVDLSHVEILVLDEADRMLDMGFVHDVKKVLARLPAKRQNLLFSATFSKDITDLAGKLLHNPERIEVTPPNTTVERIEQRVFRLAASHKRALLAHLITAGAWEQVLVFTRTKHGANRLAEYLDKHGLTAVAIHGNKSQNARTKALADFKAGEVRILVATDIAARGLDIDQLPHVVNFELPNVDEDYVHRIGRTGRAGRSGEAISLVAPDEEKLLKSIERMTKQKIPDGDLMGFDASAVEAEKPEVRERPDVRNPRNSRGPRGDGPNGGGGGGGGRKDKGKDKGKEKPAARGDRPAREQKPREGTPAREQRQPTPRADRAPDEFLDDDVDNFGNRADYVSPYQNKNNQGRGRRPGAPSQGAAANSNAPRSGGQGRSGGPRNSSGASTGTPPAKRNGPRSGAPRDGQARREESRNRRPARDDQARQEPAVQNPRGNQPKIMHKESKADRFPTPEQLDQLPSRPRGEKPALLTRNR